The proteins below come from a single Acidobacteriota bacterium genomic window:
- a CDS encoding CbiX/SirB N-terminal domain-containing protein: protein MLSSVLGVVLSVAVTAGAQVPERSGVLLLAHGGQPQWNERVIAVARAVDATQPIEVAFGMASRASIQAAVDKLTARGVTSIVAVPLFVSSHSSVITSTEYLLGLRAEAPADLKIFAKMDHSAHGAPAAATGEHAAHLPAVDPASPITTTVPVRMTTAFNRHPLIAQILADRARSISQTPASEAVILVAHGPVPDDDNQRWLDDMKVLAEQVQAAAPFSSVDYLTVRDDAGPAMREAATKDLRDRVTQQVAAGRTVLIVPHLMSFGGIEQGIRKRLEGLPYAMPAQALMPDERIAQWVLASLR, encoded by the coding sequence GTGCTGTCGTCGGTTCTGGGTGTCGTTCTCTCGGTCGCGGTCACGGCTGGCGCGCAGGTCCCGGAGCGGTCCGGCGTGCTGCTGCTGGCTCACGGCGGGCAGCCGCAGTGGAACGAACGCGTCATCGCGGTGGCCAGGGCGGTCGATGCCACCCAGCCGATCGAAGTCGCCTTCGGCATGGCGTCGCGCGCGTCCATCCAGGCGGCGGTCGACAAGCTCACTGCCCGCGGCGTCACCTCGATCGTGGCGGTGCCGCTGTTCGTGTCGTCTCACAGTTCGGTGATTACCTCCACCGAGTACCTGCTCGGATTGCGAGCCGAGGCGCCGGCCGACCTGAAGATCTTCGCGAAGATGGACCACTCGGCGCACGGCGCGCCGGCCGCGGCGACTGGTGAACACGCCGCACATTTGCCTGCCGTGGATCCGGCTTCGCCCATCACGACGACGGTGCCCGTGCGCATGACCACGGCCTTCAACCGTCATCCCCTGATTGCCCAGATTCTCGCCGACCGTGCGCGTTCGATCAGCCAGACGCCCGCGAGCGAGGCCGTGATTCTCGTCGCCCACGGCCCGGTGCCGGACGACGACAACCAGCGGTGGCTGGACGACATGAAGGTGCTCGCGGAGCAGGTGCAGGCGGCCGCGCCGTTCTCGTCGGTTGACTACCTGACCGTGCGCGACGATGCCGGTCCGGCCATGCGCGAGGCCGCGACGAAAGACTTGCGCGATCGCGTCACGCAGCAGGTCGCCGCCGGCCGCACGGTGCTGATCGTGCCGCACCTGATGTCGTTCGGTGGCATCGAGCAGGGGATTCGCAAGCGGCTCGAAGGGTTGCCGTACGCGATGCCGGCGCAGGCCCTGATGCCCGACGAGCGAATTGCGCAGTGGGTGCTGGCGAGCCTGCGGTGA
- a CDS encoding PepSY-associated TM helix domain-containing protein, whose product MKTFRSAIFWMHLIVGVAAGVVVLIMSITGVALTYEKQMLEWADRRAWTASSSLDAHHLPPETLLAKVAEARPGVAPTGVTLRANPAAPATVTLEGNASLLVDPYTGVIIGAPPSGLRNFFRTMTVWHRYLALQDASRATGKAVTGAANLAFLFIVLSGMYLWLPRVWTWLQFKAVLWFRGGLPAKARDFNWHNVIGIWSAVPLAVVVAGAVPISYPWASNLVYRLAGDRPPAAATPAASPGAPEPVSANGLNAAWSRAQAQVPAWRTMTVRLSTDRRPLTLTVDQGYGGQPQQRATLTIDRVTGDITKAETFADLSAGRRARSWLRFAHTGEFYGLAGQTIAGIVSAGSVVLVYTGLALACRRFRSWIRRRGQQATVEQVRAA is encoded by the coding sequence ATGAAGACGTTTCGTTCCGCCATTTTCTGGATGCACCTGATCGTGGGCGTCGCCGCCGGCGTGGTTGTCCTCATCATGTCGATCACCGGCGTGGCCCTCACCTACGAGAAGCAGATGCTCGAGTGGGCCGACCGCCGCGCCTGGACGGCGTCGTCCTCACTCGACGCCCACCATCTTCCGCCGGAGACGCTGCTGGCGAAAGTCGCCGAGGCCCGGCCGGGGGTGGCGCCGACCGGCGTCACCCTGCGTGCCAACCCGGCCGCGCCCGCCACGGTGACCCTCGAAGGGAACGCGTCCCTGCTCGTCGATCCGTACACGGGCGTCATCATCGGCGCACCGCCGAGCGGTTTGCGGAACTTCTTCCGCACCATGACGGTGTGGCACCGCTACCTGGCCCTCCAGGACGCCAGCCGGGCGACCGGTAAGGCGGTGACCGGCGCCGCCAACCTCGCGTTCCTGTTCATCGTCCTGAGCGGCATGTATCTCTGGCTGCCACGGGTCTGGACGTGGCTTCAGTTCAAGGCCGTCCTCTGGTTCCGCGGCGGACTGCCCGCCAAGGCGCGTGACTTCAACTGGCACAACGTCATTGGCATCTGGTCGGCGGTGCCCCTCGCCGTGGTAGTGGCGGGCGCCGTCCCCATCTCGTACCCGTGGGCGAGCAACCTGGTCTATCGGCTGGCGGGCGATCGCCCCCCGGCTGCTGCGACGCCGGCGGCGAGCCCGGGCGCGCCTGAGCCGGTCTCCGCCAATGGTCTCAATGCTGCGTGGTCGCGTGCCCAGGCGCAGGTGCCCGCGTGGCGCACCATGACCGTCCGGCTGTCCACCGACCGCAGGCCGCTGACGCTGACCGTTGACCAAGGTTATGGCGGGCAGCCACAGCAACGCGCAACCCTCACCATCGATCGCGTGACCGGCGACATCACCAAGGCCGAGACGTTCGCCGACTTGAGCGCCGGCCGCCGCGCGCGATCATGGCTACGGTTTGCGCACACCGGGGAGTTCTACGGACTCGCCGGCCAGACCATCGCCGGCATCGTCTCGGCTGGCAGCGTGGTGTTGGTCTACACCGGCCTGGCGCTCGCGTGTCGCCGGTTCAGGTCGTGGATTCGGCGCCGCGGCCAGCAGGCCACGGTGGAACAGGTGCGCGCGGCATGA
- a CDS encoding 5-oxoprolinase subunit PxpA, with translation MRIDLNSDLGESFGPWPMGDDAALMASISSANVACGFHAGDPGAMRATVALAKASGVAVGAHPGFPDLVGFGRREMKATPQEVEDFVVYQVAALAGIAATQGVRLQHVKAHGALYNMACRDRALAGAIARAVAAIDKNLILFGLPGSELIKAGREVGLPVAAEVFADRAYEADGSLASRQKAGSVIHDQATVAARAVKMVQERRVVALDGSEIALEADTICLHGDTPGAVQLARAVRAGLEGAGIQVMNLDGGRSVERPRK, from the coding sequence ATGAGAATTGATCTCAATTCCGATCTCGGCGAGTCATTCGGGCCCTGGCCCATGGGGGACGATGCCGCCCTGATGGCGAGCATCTCGTCGGCCAACGTCGCGTGCGGGTTCCACGCCGGTGACCCCGGCGCCATGCGCGCGACCGTCGCGCTGGCCAAGGCGAGCGGCGTCGCCGTCGGCGCCCACCCCGGCTTTCCGGACCTCGTCGGCTTCGGCCGCCGGGAGATGAAGGCCACGCCGCAGGAGGTGGAAGACTTCGTCGTCTACCAGGTCGCCGCGCTCGCCGGGATCGCCGCGACCCAGGGCGTACGCCTGCAGCACGTGAAGGCCCATGGCGCGCTCTACAACATGGCCTGCCGCGACCGCGCGCTGGCCGGCGCCATTGCCCGTGCGGTGGCCGCCATCGACAAGAACCTGATTCTGTTCGGATTGCCTGGCTCGGAACTGATCAAGGCCGGCCGAGAGGTTGGGTTGCCAGTGGCCGCGGAAGTGTTTGCCGACCGCGCTTACGAAGCCGATGGCTCGCTGGCCTCCCGCCAGAAAGCCGGCAGCGTGATTCACGACCAGGCGACCGTCGCCGCCCGCGCCGTCAAGATGGTGCAGGAGCGTCGGGTCGTGGCCCTGGACGGGTCGGAGATCGCGCTCGAAGCCGACACGATTTGCCTGCACGGCGATACCCCCGGGGCCGTCCAGTTGGCCCGGGCCGTCCGCGCCGGGCTCGAGGGGGCCGGGATCCAGGTTATGAACCTGGATGGTGGGCGATCGGTTGAGCGACCCCGTAAATGA
- a CDS encoding DGQHR domain-containing protein, producing MISVAAIRMQQFGVQFYQASLTASDIDKLVRFEVLSYQDQGQAGVRGKKKAAQSKINWDLLERRIASNEKAYQRQIIRKKIDELVQYYEQCRQARDLPSIPGAVIISCDEKLSFEASESGSSLGRLKVPEREGILRAIDGQHRLLALHADIDRFGDEPFTVPAIIFDRVPEDHIVQMFVTINAKHTRLNASHLVSLSGRQLYRDESLAAAHDVVRALNDREESPLHGEIKLLGVGKGRVGQAPLAQELKKLFSDEAALGGARKSAEFREESKKFFVNYLKQIASIFESAWNGRKYSVKSATALRAFIRVAPDVLQKIDQQHADRTDFRAIGRVISPWGRRIGALRFETDGAWKRQGTTVDNLTKELRLALQYPEGAAG from the coding sequence ATGATCAGCGTAGCCGCTATCCGGATGCAGCAGTTCGGCGTGCAATTCTATCAGGCCTCCCTGACCGCCAGTGATATCGACAAGCTCGTGCGTTTCGAGGTGTTGAGCTATCAGGACCAGGGACAGGCGGGCGTCAGGGGCAAGAAGAAGGCCGCCCAATCCAAGATCAACTGGGACCTGCTCGAACGCCGCATCGCCTCGAATGAGAAGGCGTACCAACGCCAGATCATCCGAAAGAAGATTGATGAGCTCGTGCAGTATTACGAGCAATGCCGGCAGGCCCGCGACCTGCCCTCGATCCCCGGCGCCGTCATCATTTCCTGCGATGAGAAGCTGAGCTTCGAGGCGTCCGAGAGCGGGTCCTCGCTTGGCCGCCTGAAAGTCCCGGAACGCGAGGGCATCCTGCGCGCCATCGACGGCCAGCACCGGTTGCTCGCCCTGCACGCCGACATCGATCGGTTCGGCGACGAGCCCTTCACCGTGCCCGCGATCATCTTCGACCGCGTGCCCGAAGACCACATCGTCCAGATGTTCGTGACGATTAACGCCAAGCACACCCGGCTGAACGCCTCGCACCTGGTGTCGCTGTCGGGACGTCAGCTCTACCGGGACGAATCCCTGGCGGCCGCCCACGACGTGGTGCGGGCGCTTAACGATCGCGAGGAATCTCCCCTGCACGGCGAGATCAAGCTGCTCGGTGTCGGCAAGGGCCGCGTCGGCCAGGCGCCGCTGGCGCAGGAACTCAAGAAGCTCTTCTCGGACGAGGCGGCCTTGGGTGGCGCGCGCAAGAGTGCCGAGTTCCGCGAGGAGTCGAAGAAGTTCTTCGTCAACTACCTCAAGCAGATCGCCAGCATTTTCGAGTCGGCGTGGAACGGCCGCAAGTACAGCGTCAAGTCGGCGACCGCCCTGCGCGCGTTCATTCGCGTGGCGCCCGACGTGCTGCAGAAGATCGACCAGCAGCACGCCGATCGCACTGACTTCCGGGCCATTGGCCGCGTTATCTCGCCGTGGGGCCGCCGCATTGGCGCGCTGCGCTTCGAGACCGACGGCGCATGGAAGCGCCAGGGAACGACCGTCGACAACCTGACCAAGGAACTGCGGCTGGCGTTGCAGTATCCCGAAGGGGCGGCAGGGTAG
- a CDS encoding M14 family zinc carboxypeptidase: MSESALAAQGRQARPAAAAENDAAFAEFVKKATTRPDFLSPLVDHLPKKAGVPTPKDILGYHIGTEKKLTYVADQQRFFRTLEKALPGRFKTEVVAKTEEGRDIMVVYISSEANIKNLEVNRQNTRRLADPRGLTDAQAQQLVAATKPHYHVSAGLHSGETSPPEAVMELAYRLAVSEEPYIQQIRDNVIVSITGATDVDGRDRYVDWYYAYKIDELYDGGENFGGPPYWGKYVFHDNNRDINYGVDSLRAHLTWYLNWVPPIWHDLHEAQTLLYTFSGQPPQNANLDPILYTELPFFANYEVTKLTGYGMPGVWHFGFVDMWSPGYLGFAAANHNGMLRMYEIFNQGGANTKKARLSGNQTTRQWYRPNPMPAGEVDWSIRNSINYAQTGVLTALELTSKFPAMVVENFYKKSANAVKKGADKPPHAFVIPGGQRDQTQVDRVANLIRRQAIEVHRTTVEIKVKDGTFPAGSYIVKLNQPYGPLAKTLLEKQTYPDPALATYDDSAWTMGMANNIDVRTIEDKAILDTPGALLTADVVTAGRVDSASGASGAVTVVKHNGSLNLITLRYRLKDVAFKGAKAAFKIGDAEYPAGSFIIESAGDRVRKEVESLGLVGTAIASAPTVDTVNVDLPRLAMYTTWANTEKVGWVRLAFDRWEIPYDLIHKDHVQAGASLRGKYDVIVMPHQTNNGKSIVYEQPKLSKPLPYKKNDKFKSLGFYAETDDVRGGMGLAGAAEFQKFVDEGGVLMTLGVASYFPADFGLAKGVDAQSPAPGFYAPGPYVTSEILLPNHPVMFGYPQKTLPVRYAGGPLLQAGPPAGFEQFAGSSPTRPQVIARFTGGEAGVVSGLMRNPDQTRNRPMVVDAASGKGRVIMFANNPIYRWQTFGEHGMVFNGLLFWNDMPAPAGGEKPVPTAPGQQ; this comes from the coding sequence GTGTCCGAATCGGCCCTTGCCGCTCAGGGCAGGCAAGCCAGGCCCGCGGCGGCGGCCGAAAACGACGCCGCATTTGCCGAGTTCGTGAAGAAGGCCACCACCAGGCCGGATTTCCTGTCGCCGCTGGTCGATCACCTGCCCAAGAAGGCGGGAGTGCCGACGCCGAAAGACATCCTGGGCTACCACATCGGCACCGAAAAGAAGCTCACCTACGTCGCCGATCAGCAGCGCTTCTTCCGCACGCTCGAGAAGGCGCTGCCGGGCCGGTTCAAGACCGAGGTCGTGGCCAAGACCGAAGAGGGCCGCGACATCATGGTCGTGTACATCTCGTCTGAAGCCAACATCAAGAACCTCGAGGTCAACCGGCAGAATACGCGCCGGCTTGCCGACCCGCGCGGCCTGACCGACGCGCAAGCGCAGCAGCTGGTCGCCGCCACCAAGCCGCACTACCACGTCAGTGCCGGCCTCCACAGCGGCGAAACCAGTCCCCCGGAAGCGGTCATGGAACTGGCGTACCGGCTCGCGGTGAGCGAGGAGCCGTACATCCAGCAGATTCGCGACAACGTGATCGTCAGCATCACCGGCGCCACCGACGTTGATGGCCGCGATCGTTATGTGGACTGGTACTACGCCTACAAGATCGACGAGCTGTACGACGGCGGCGAAAACTTCGGTGGCCCGCCCTACTGGGGCAAGTACGTCTTCCACGACAACAATCGCGACATCAACTACGGCGTCGACTCGCTGCGGGCGCACCTGACCTGGTACCTGAACTGGGTGCCGCCCATCTGGCACGACCTGCACGAGGCGCAGACGCTGCTCTACACGTTCAGCGGCCAGCCGCCGCAGAACGCCAACCTCGATCCGATCCTCTACACGGAACTGCCGTTCTTCGCGAACTACGAAGTGACCAAGCTGACCGGCTACGGCATGCCCGGCGTCTGGCACTTCGGCTTCGTCGACATGTGGTCGCCCGGCTACCTTGGCTTCGCCGCGGCCAACCACAACGGCATGCTGCGGATGTACGAGATCTTCAACCAGGGCGGCGCCAACACGAAGAAGGCGCGGTTGTCGGGCAACCAGACCACGCGGCAGTGGTACCGGCCCAACCCCATGCCAGCCGGCGAGGTCGACTGGTCGATTCGCAACTCGATCAACTACGCGCAGACCGGCGTCCTCACGGCGCTCGAACTGACCTCGAAGTTTCCGGCGATGGTGGTGGAGAACTTCTACAAGAAATCGGCGAATGCGGTGAAGAAGGGGGCTGACAAGCCGCCGCATGCCTTTGTGATCCCCGGTGGCCAGCGCGACCAGACCCAGGTCGATCGCGTGGCCAACCTGATCCGCCGCCAGGCCATCGAGGTGCATCGCACCACCGTCGAGATCAAGGTCAAGGACGGCACCTTCCCCGCCGGCTCCTACATCGTCAAGCTGAACCAGCCGTACGGGCCGCTGGCCAAGACGCTGCTCGAGAAGCAGACGTATCCGGATCCGGCGCTCGCCACTTACGACGACAGTGCGTGGACGATGGGCATGGCCAACAACATCGACGTCAGGACGATCGAGGACAAGGCCATTCTTGATACCCCGGGTGCCTTGCTGACGGCCGATGTGGTCACGGCCGGCCGCGTTGACAGTGCCTCGGGTGCCTCAGGTGCAGTGACCGTCGTGAAGCACAACGGATCGCTCAACCTGATCACGTTGCGGTACCGGCTGAAGGACGTGGCGTTCAAGGGGGCCAAGGCGGCGTTCAAGATCGGCGACGCCGAGTATCCGGCCGGATCGTTCATCATCGAGTCAGCGGGCGATCGGGTGCGCAAGGAAGTGGAGTCGCTGGGCCTCGTCGGTACGGCGATCGCGTCGGCGCCAACCGTCGACACCGTCAACGTCGACCTGCCGCGCCTGGCGATGTACACCACCTGGGCGAACACCGAGAAGGTGGGCTGGGTCCGCCTGGCCTTCGACCGCTGGGAGATCCCATACGACTTGATCCACAAGGACCACGTCCAGGCCGGCGCCAGCCTGCGCGGCAAGTACGACGTGATCGTGATGCCGCACCAGACCAACAACGGCAAGTCGATCGTGTACGAGCAGCCCAAGCTGTCGAAGCCGCTGCCCTACAAGAAGAACGACAAGTTCAAGTCGCTGGGCTTCTACGCCGAGACCGACGATGTGCGCGGCGGCATGGGCCTGGCCGGTGCGGCCGAGTTCCAGAAATTCGTGGACGAGGGCGGTGTGTTGATGACGCTGGGGGTGGCCAGCTACTTCCCGGCCGATTTCGGCCTCGCCAAGGGCGTCGATGCCCAGAGCCCGGCACCTGGGTTTTATGCGCCCGGGCCGTATGTCACGAGCGAGATCCTGCTGCCCAATCATCCCGTGATGTTCGGGTATCCACAGAAGACGTTGCCGGTTCGTTACGCTGGGGGTCCGTTGCTGCAGGCCGGTCCGCCCGCAGGGTTCGAGCAGTTTGCCGGTTCGTCACCCACTCGCCCACAGGTGATCGCGCGCTTCACGGGCGGGGAAGCCGGCGTGGTGAGCGGCCTGATGCGCAACCCCGATCAGACGCGGAATCGGCCCATGGTCGTGGACGCGGCGTCGGGTAAGGGTCGCGTGATCATGTTCGCGAACAATCCGATCTACCGCTGGCAGACGTTTGGTGAACACGGCATGGTGTTCAACGGGCTGTTGTTCTGGAACGACATGCCGGCACCGGCAGGCGGTGAGAAGCCGGTGCCGACGGCACCGGGACAGCAGTAG
- a CDS encoding DUF4112 domain-containing protein produces the protein MFETFVWWLLAAFVFALVASVVGYLVTRWLFVRTAERMAVEVDRRVGAAAARTFTHLANYAEATGIPLDEANRFFGAHIDRVARLMDSAITLPVIGKIGLDAVIGLVPVVGDLAGTAVSLTLVARTLRYGPPSALVSKMLANVMVDLVLGSIPVVGFFADVWFKANDRNAELMREYLSARA, from the coding sequence ATGTTCGAAACCTTCGTGTGGTGGCTGCTGGCGGCGTTCGTGTTCGCGCTGGTCGCCAGCGTCGTCGGCTATCTCGTGACGCGATGGTTGTTTGTGCGCACCGCGGAGCGCATGGCCGTCGAGGTCGATCGGCGGGTCGGGGCGGCAGCCGCCCGCACCTTTACCCACCTGGCCAACTACGCAGAGGCCACCGGCATTCCCCTGGATGAGGCGAACCGTTTCTTCGGCGCGCACATCGATCGGGTGGCCCGGCTCATGGACAGCGCGATCACGCTCCCGGTGATTGGGAAGATCGGGCTCGATGCGGTCATCGGGCTCGTACCCGTCGTCGGCGACCTGGCCGGTACCGCGGTGTCGTTGACCCTGGTCGCGCGCACACTTCGCTACGGCCCGCCTTCAGCCCTCGTTTCAAAGATGCTGGCCAACGTCATGGTCGATCTCGTGCTGGGATCGATTCCCGTGGTCGGTTTCTTTGCCGACGTCTGGTTCAAGGCCAACGACCGCAATGCCGAGCTCATGCGCGAGTACCTCTCGGCCCGCGCTTGA
- a CDS encoding M24 family metallopeptidase — translation MKILLTTTLVMVLALPAFAQEARRRWEMERQIRLDKFEQVLPRAMRANGIDMWIVAVKENHYDPLWKDLGRGYVTGIGYYVFTDRGGDRIERAALGPSGYMISQSGAYDIIAPAATLAAHVKARDPKRIGLNMSDEIGPADGLSVTMLAHLTKTLGEPYASRFTSAEKLVVDFRSPRVATEIVAFGEAAGIAIQLTERALSNEVITPGKTTLEDVAWWLQDRLLDRALGSEFDMPSVYVTGPNGIVATSSNRIIQPGDVMMIDWGVQLMNFGTDVKRVAYVLKPGETVPPASIQAAFDKAVSVRDALKKAIKIGVRADETMKNMDAALRAAGFGVIEFNRPNQDDKTDVAYGFHPVGNTGHDIGPSLTTWQPLQSTFVMHAQHMFAFEYFAYTPIAEWGGAKLRIPIEDDAILTEAGIQFLHPANYRLLVIK, via the coding sequence ATGAAGATTCTGCTGACTACCACGCTTGTAATGGTGCTGGCCTTGCCGGCCTTCGCGCAGGAAGCCCGCCGGCGATGGGAGATGGAGCGCCAGATCCGTCTCGACAAGTTCGAGCAGGTGCTGCCGCGCGCGATGCGCGCCAACGGCATCGACATGTGGATTGTGGCCGTCAAGGAGAACCACTACGACCCGCTGTGGAAGGACCTGGGCCGCGGCTACGTGACCGGCATCGGCTACTACGTCTTCACCGATCGCGGCGGCGACCGGATTGAGCGTGCCGCCCTCGGCCCGAGCGGCTACATGATTTCGCAGTCGGGCGCGTACGACATCATCGCCCCGGCCGCGACGCTGGCGGCCCACGTCAAGGCGCGCGACCCCAAGCGCATTGGCCTCAACATGTCGGACGAGATCGGCCCGGCCGACGGCCTGTCGGTGACCATGCTCGCGCACTTGACGAAGACACTCGGCGAACCGTATGCCTCGCGCTTCACGAGTGCCGAGAAACTGGTGGTCGACTTTCGGTCGCCGCGCGTCGCCACCGAGATCGTGGCATTCGGCGAGGCCGCGGGCATTGCCATCCAGTTGACCGAGCGGGCGCTCTCGAACGAGGTCATCACCCCTGGCAAGACCACCCTCGAGGACGTGGCGTGGTGGCTGCAGGATCGGCTGCTCGATCGCGCCCTGGGCTCCGAGTTCGACATGCCGTCGGTCTATGTCACCGGCCCCAACGGAATTGTCGCCACCTCGTCGAATCGCATCATCCAGCCGGGGGACGTGATGATGATTGACTGGGGCGTCCAGTTGATGAACTTCGGCACCGACGTCAAGCGCGTCGCCTATGTGCTGAAGCCCGGCGAGACCGTGCCTCCCGCCAGCATCCAGGCGGCCTTCGACAAGGCGGTCTCGGTGCGCGATGCCCTGAAGAAGGCGATCAAGATCGGCGTGCGCGCCGACGAGACCATGAAGAACATGGACGCCGCGCTGCGCGCGGCCGGGTTCGGCGTGATCGAGTTCAATCGGCCCAACCAGGATGACAAGACCGACGTGGCCTATGGGTTCCACCCGGTCGGCAACACCGGTCACGACATCGGGCCGTCACTCACCACCTGGCAGCCACTCCAGAGCACCTTCGTGATGCACGCGCAGCATATGTTCGCGTTCGAGTACTTCGCGTATACGCCGATCGCGGAGTGGGGCGGCGCCAAGCTGCGGATTCCCATTGAGGACGATGCCATCCTGACCGAGGCGGGCATCCAGTTCCTGCATCCGGCGAACTACCGGCTGCTGGTGATCAAGTAG